AGCATCATATCATTTATCCTCAACTGCATAACCCGTCAAAGAGGATTGAATCCTTTGTTAATAACCAATCTATCACAGAGAACCCAATTAATCAAGAACGAGCAGTGATAACCCTTGCATGACCAgtcttcatcaatctcttGCGACAGGCTGAAACAGaagcttgactttgagaCGTGCAACCCCTGCCGCTAGAAACCTACAAGCTGAGGCCACCCATCACTAACACATATGCAGCCATTTCTGCACCGGCCCTGTTAGCGCATCAACGACGGGCTACCGTGCTTCCATCCTGAATCTTAAGTTCTTGGGTAAAGAAGCGACACCAAGCGTTTTCAAACGGCAGACAACGACTCTTGAACTGCCAGGTTCGGCTTAAATGTTTCGTGTTACTGCTCACATCGTGCCCCTGAACCCTGAGATCGCCTTGGCTGTGTAGATGGGGTTCACACTTTACCATCGTTTATGGCTGTCGGATCCTTGTCTTTATAATGTATCATATCGTATCGTATCGCATGGATAATGTAACTGTTGATCGTGTCTCATCCCACGgaccagctccagctctAACGTTAGAGGTTCCTCGCGCTTCACTTCCTCTCTCGTCCGTCCGTCCTCtcgtctctcttcctcctcaatcaGCAGAAACTCCATTTCTCGCTTTTTGCATGTCATAAACCGCCAAGCCCTTATATTCTTTCCTttgtccttctcttcctttgcTCTTGATCAAGGCTGGACCTTCGTTTGAATAACACCTTCTTTTATCTGATCAAGTCCGTGACTTGCATCATCAAAACACTCATTTCCTGATACCCAGACTATTCATCCAACGCCTTGGATATCCAAATCATATCATATCAAGGCGTACCAAGACATATCATGTTATAGAGACCCTTGGTTCATTAATACTTTTTGTTTATAATCAGCACAACTCAGAATACCTACTGCGACAATGGCGCCTTTTGATGAACCCCATCACATTCGGTGGCAGAGACAAGCAAAGAGGGCTTTTGGTGCGACTCTGCCGGATTGGACCATCGCCGATGACAGCGACGACTATGATGTTCACATTATGAAGAAGCGACCAACAAGGCCGAGAGTCAGACGAAGCAATGTTCCAACTTCACCCAGGGAGCCTGAGGTCATGATCAACATCCTAAGGGAGCCTTATGCCAAGCGAACTGATACTGTCGATCCTGCGactgagaagcagaagcaggacgcgaagaaggaagagagtAGTGACAGTGAGAGTGAAGGTGACGACGCAGCCGACAGTGGAAgtgagagcgagagcgaagatgaagatgaagagcccaagaagagTAAAGAAGACCAAACCAGCAACGACGgcaacctcaacatcaaaTTGCctgcatcatcaacaaacacgCCATCAGTCGACGCTCCATCAGCGGAGGGAAGTATGTCGGATTCTCCTTTGGTAAGTCAGATCCTTGACCCGCTCGCTCATCATGTACAAGTCGTTTCGGGTTGAGACATGTcaaatgcaatgcaatgtaAATTCGGTCTTGCTAACTCTTCTAAAGGTAGaaagtggtgatggtggcatTCACTCCAATGTTCACAAGATCCTGCTAGGCGTTGGATCTGTCGGTATGCTCTCCCTGTCCACCTCACCTATAACATTACAGACTGCTAACACGATATCAAGGCGGTTTTCTATTCCTACTTGGAATTGGGTTCCTCATCTGGAAGTTCTACTCAAGGAAGCAGACCCCAAAGAAGCCTGCTCCCATTGATGACATGAACTTCGATAAGCCCAGCCGCTTCGAGAACCTCGTTTCCAAGGTGCCTTTCCTCGGACCACGCTACGGTCACAAGGGCTGGTACACAATTGAAGATCCATCCTACTCCCCTCCGTCCTACTCTCCGCCTCTCGCTGAAAAGACACGGCCTCAGTCACCACTCTTCATGTCTAAGCAATCCGACAACTTCCTCACAGTGCCTAGCCTACCATTCGGCGTTTATCGTACGACTGGCGACAGAAGGACAGGGGTTACAAACTATGACATTGACGCTGTCAGCCCTACAAGCACAACCTTCGTCGAGAGCGCTGTTGAGGTCCAGGTCGTGGCTCGTCACGATCCCAAGGACTCTTTGAGCACACCTTACAAACCTCAGCAACACAAGCGAATCCCCTCTACCACACCATATGCCTACGATGTCGGACGACGTCAGACCGGTGTTAGCGaactctcctccatctcctctgGCTTCGGTGACGGCGATATCGTCGTGACGCCTACCACTCAGACTGTCCAAAGTGTCCCATCGCGACCAGAGCCTTCACGACAACCCACATGGAAGTCTACCAACTCTGTTGGTCGCCGTGACACTGTATCTACAGTAGCTTCAGTCGATACACGGCCACGCTTCCGCTCAGTGAACTCATGGGTGAAGCAGCAGAATGGGCAATTGCGACGAGCTCAACGACAACAAGAGAACAGCCTTGATAGTGACGCCCCCCCGGTTCCTCCTCTGGCCCCCCCTCCTGAGCAGGACTTCAGATATATGTTGCAAGACGATGAGAGACCACGTCCAGTGGAGATGGTCTAGGATGGGTTCGGGAAACATGCATGATATATAGAGGCACCTTTGAAAGGAGTATGGCTGGACCAGGCGTCAGATACCTACATTGGATTTTGTGACATAAACAAAGAAACATATGGAGCCAAGTGTATACTCAATTCTATGTCTATTAATTGATTGATCTAGTCTGCTTCTCCGGTTTTTGTGTCTGTATGTTGACTTAGGTCTGCTGGGCAGGAAACATCTCCCAAAAGCCAATTTCCATCTAAATCGTGTTAGTCAAAGGTCACCACTACAGAGGACGATAATATACCTTGAGGGCATGGATAAATATCTGAACCAGCTCTTCAATTCGCGAAGGTGACTGCAGTTGAATATGCTTTTCGAGCAAGGCTGCATCTTGattaatagatagatactCGGCGAAACTGAGGGAGACTCACCAGAGCCCAACTTGACAGCATCAGTGTAATCCTCTTCATTGTAGTTCTTGATCCACGCCCAGTATGTGTTTCCCTCGCGGACGGTCTTCTCATGGTCATGAAGCATCTTAGCTGCGGCACCATAACCAAGAAGGCATGGAGCAAGAGCCATTTGAAGACCAAGCCAATCGCCGCTCTGACCAACATCAAGGACATAACGAGTGTATGCAGTGCAGGCTACAAAGAAAGTCAGGAAAAGATCACTGTACATGAACCTGCTTGAACTTGCCCTGTTTCTCGGGTGTGGCACGAATTTGCTCGATGGAGACGCCGAAGCTCTCACAGTATGAGGTATGAAGCTTCAGTTCATGCATGATATGCTGAACAATTTCTGTTGCCTATAGAGAAGTCACGAGATTGCGTATAGCATAGGGTCAAGTGAACATACTCGAGAAATATCTTCAATGTTTTGCGCCTTATAGGCAGCCAGGGCGTTGGCACGTGAAAAGTGAATCTGTAAATAATGATTAGCTTGGGATCATTGCATGTTTTGAAGGCGAACCAAGTATAGGTAATCCTGAATAATATAGCCCTTGAAGGTCTCGAGAGGTAGAGTTCCGTCACCCATAGCCATGACGAAGGGATGGTAAACAAACTCCTTCCAGACGTCGCGGACATCAGGGCGCTCGAGAAGCCACTCGATGAAGTAGCCGCTGTTCATCGAGTTAGTAAAACAAAAGATGGTAAAGCTTTCTGAACGTACGGAGAAAATGGGAGAGTATAGGTCGAGTGGAAGTGGTTAAGGGGACCATGCCCTTTACCAAGACCAGGCGCTGTTCGAATGGCAGCTTCAATGTATCGGCACGCTGATCGGACAGCCGTTGGTGTATCAAGACCCTTGGCCAAGTTTGATGCGATGGCCGCTAAGAAATCACTTAGTACCAGACCAGTTTTATTCAGCAAGTTTGTCACTTACACGCCAAGGAGCATCCCGTGCCATGGGTACTTGAGCTCGCCTGGTACGGGCTTTTGACTCTCACAacctcaccatcaccaccaacaagaacGTCCACAACAACACTCCTATCTTCCTCAGTCTCGGCCACAGTCAAGTCCTCCTTCAGGGGTCGGTGTCCGCCCTTGACGAGCACCCACTTAGGACCCAAGGCTTGGATTCGTTGAGCTACAGTCTCAAGGTCTTGCACACTGCGAACCTCGGgggcttcttgaccattttGAGAAAGGATAAGAATAGCTTCAGGATATTTGGTGTGAGGACCGTAGTGTGCGGCAGAAGGTGTTTGCAGAGATGTTGGATGGCTTCATTGGGGAGGAGTGTTGCACCAGAAGTCGAAACCATGACCTCGAAGTTCATCGTTAGAAAGATTCAGAAAGAGATATAAAGTGAGAACATACTGGATCCACGACAAGCGAAGGGATGCTATGCTTAACCATGGTATTTGCAACCATCTCTATTGTCTCTGTAGAAGCAAGCATGCCTAACGAGGTGTTGGTCATTGTGCAACACGGCGAAATCGCTGACCAACTCACCAGTCTTGACGACATCGACaccgacatcttcaacacaagCATCGATCTGCTGAGATACAAAATCGGTGGGAATGACATGAATGCCCTTGACGCCTTGAGTGTTCTGCGCAGTCAGCGCCGTAGTGGCCGTCATAGCGTAGCAGCCATGAGCAGCAATGACTTTCTGATCCGCTTCGAGTCCACTAATGATTTTCTGTCAGCATATATTGCGATTGAACattgaagaaaaaaagaaatcatGAAAACGCCTTCAAAAAGCTCCATCATGCCACTCTGAATATAAGGAAAACTATACTTACGCTCCGCCCGAACTGTCCGACCCCGCGATGACAAGCACTCGCCCTTGtaccatgatgaagattaTCTTTAGGAGGGTTTGAAGAATGACCAATACGATGGATCTATCAGGAAAAGATGTATGATATAGGTGTCGTGAAGGAGCAACTTGGGCCTCGATCGGAACTGAGCTTGCTCTTAATCCCGCGTTCGGTTACTCATGGAAGCGGCGTTGGTTGGTATTGGCAGGCGATGTTAATGGCTCTGGTGGGGCCGAGTAATTCACCGTCATCATAATTACAAGTCGTACATAAGATACATACCTTACATTATCAGGTCATGATGTTACTTACCTACCTGACTTATCTGCTCCCTGAACCCTAAAAATTCACCGGCTAAAAGTAAATTCGGCATATTTACTGAACCGGTTCCTCGATATCATGAATCCTTGGCGTAGACTGATTTATAGTTTGGGTATATGATGATGCTACTCGTAGTCGAATCAACCGAGCAATCCTTTGATATCTTACTAcaatatcctcaacctcacttgGTCTCGTTCCAAGAAGCCCTCTCGGATAAAACCAGAAGCATCCCTTCTTCAATGTTTTGCCCAAAACTCCATGATCCAAAACCCAGACCAAACCAGACACCAATGCGCTCTACAGCAGCTACTCCTCACAAAGCTATATACAGCTCAAGACCCGCCTGCCACCCTTTGACGTGCCATCATGATTCTTGTGATTGGTATCGTGTAGTTGAAGCTTTCCAACGTCATGTTGCTTTTGGCTATGTAGTCATTTTATATCTTCGAAATATCATTGCCCATATCTCACCTCCTCAACCTGAGAGGAGCTGGCGTAAGATCTGGTGGCGGTGCCGGCGGCTCGCTGATGCTCCGTTGCCTCTCTGTCCTGTCATCCCCGGAGCTATTTTCGCCCTCGCcgctttcttcttcactttcCTCTTGGCTGTTATCGTCGCTACtgtcgtcatcttcgtcatcctcctcctcatcgaaCACTATTTGCCGCATCACGTTCTTGTCAAACAAATCTATAACCATCCTTCTCACCCCTAACCGGTAGTGGTTCCATTCCATTGCGCTCATCACTTCCTTGAAGAACTGTGTACTTTTGAAGGCGCTTGGTTTGTGTGCCCGCAGCTTCTGGAGGTCAGTAAGCGCCTTCTTGTAGAGGACCATATTTCCTAGGTCCACGATGAGCTCCAGGACTCTTCTGTTAACATCCGCCTCGCTCAACATAGCAGGTATTTCTGCTGGCTCAAGAGGTGGTCGAGCGGCGCGAGGTGGTGGTGCCTCCTGGGCTGTCCGTTGACTTGACGGCAGGGTGATCGACGTTACCGTCTTTTGTTTCCACGCTGTCAGTGATAATAACCTTGATAGGTCATTGGGAATGCAGAATCCAAGCGAGGTACCCATTGGTGTTGTGTTGGCATCCCATCCATGCTCAGATAGGATCTCCAGGCCATGCGTAGAGCGAGAAATCAGACCAAGAACGAAGAATGCAGTGCCCCTTAGACTCATCACCTCATGCGTCTCGGCAATTCGAATGATATGCTCTACCACGTCGTTAGATTCCAAGAATGGTGCTCCGAGTTCCATGGACCCAACGTTGCCAACAGCCCAAAGGCAGCCCTTGACCTTCGTAAGTATTTCTGCATCTCCCTTATCCATGCCATGCTCACGAATCGTAGCTGCAAAATCCTCAAAGTGACCTTTATCACTTAGCAGCCTACATCCCTCTTGGGTACGGGTCAACTCCCGATAAAAGTGCGGTGGTACATGGTTATCATGGTAGTCCCCATCCATCTCACTGTCATCAAATAAACTCATGCGAGGATTGTGCTCGTCGGGATCAACGAGGAATGCTCTGGCCAAGCTTGCCTCTATGACCCTGACATATGTATCGTTCCGTCCCAAGAACCAGTCGTCCATTTCGTTACTGATGTAATCCAGTCCATCCAGATAATGGTATCCGATGGATGTTGATAAGAACCGTAAGAGCAGCGGTGCTCCGATTTCTCCTAGATGATCAAGGGCTGGCCGGCATTCAACAATATACTCCAGGTAGGTCTTGCGATTACAGGctttctccaagatctttACAGCTGTAGCACAAACCTCAATCTCGGGATCGTAAAGCTGTGTTACCAGAAGCTGAATGGCCCATTTCGAGTCACTAACGCCACCCTGTCCGTTGGCTGATGGTACCGGCCGAATGGCGTATTTGCGAAGGGCATTCGTTGCATGAATTCGAATTTCCTTCGTACCGGCGGTTAAAGCTTTGGACAACAAGACTCGAGGATGGCCCTGGACGCTATAATCGAAGCTAGACAGAAGTAACTTGATGAGGTCGGGCCTCTGCTTCAAGTCCACGATGTGGTACATCATATTGAACATCCTCCAACGTTCCAGTAGTTGAAGACCTTTAGGATCGCCACTTAGAACACCAAGCATTGAGAAGTAGCCCGCGCAAAGTGTGTCAGTGACTCGATCTCTTGAGAACATTGGATACTGGGCTGTGAGGCCGCTAGTCTGGAGGAAGTGGTGTTAGTGATCGAGTTGAGGAAACTGTAATAGCATCAAGCCTTACCGGATCGCATTGTGCTAGACACTCAGCTATCTGTCTGAGCAACTTGCTGTCTGCCAAGAATTTGATTCCCTCGGGTGATTGAAGCAGAGAGTGCATCAGGGCACAACCAGCTCGGACATACTTCTGCGTGGCACGAGTGTTTTTGACATTGGCAAACCTGTATTTGAAAGGGCGATAGAAGCTGATGATTCTCTTCATGAACTTGGATGCTTTGATGGCCTCTTCAAGTCTCTTGCCGCTTTGTAGAGGACCGtcaatgatcttgagaaTAGTCTCCCAGTTCCACTTAGCATAGTTCGAGCTGTTGAGGACATTACTATCAATCAACAGTTGCCGGAAAGTAGCATCGTCAAAAACCAGAGATTGGTGGGATTTGGGGGCCTCGTCAATCGCGGATATGTCATTCGAGTTGTGACCTGATGATAACGCCCCGGACAAGGCACCCGTAGGCGCACTTCTGTATAAAGTACGACTGACACTGCTGATCTGGTAAACGATCCCCGATGCGACCCAGTGATCATTGTTGCCAATGTTAGCAGCCGATGAGAAGAGTTCCGGCAGGAGGTGAAGCTCGGCGCTCCAGGATGGGGGTAGGAGGCGACTGGCAAGTTTCAGCACCTCGCTAATCAGCAGGGTCGTCTTGCGTTGGAGAGTTGGATTCTCGTCCCCTTGAGCAATCTTCAGGAGCACTGGGAGGAGACCTGCTCGAATGAGCACTGCCAGCAACAGAGCTGTATAGTGCTCGACGAAATTTTGCTCACCGCTGTCTTCTTCTGTGAACTGTAAGTGGCTCTTGTCCTTTTGGTTTGACTTCAGATTCGCAACTCGGCCGTACGTTGTCAATCTCCTTCCAGCAAGAAAAGAGGTTGCCCACGCTGGTGGTTTGATCCGTAGAAGTGAGAATATAAGATCAAGAATAGTCTCCCGAACCACATCACTTGGCAATAGCATGCTCGTGATCAAGGATCGAATTGTTCGAAGATCATACATGCAGAGAGTCATGAGCCCTGGCCATGACTTCAAAGCGGTCGCAATGGCTTTGGAGTTCTGTTTCATGATACTTTCGTTTGTCAGGAGGTGGTCGGTAAAGACAGTAAATAGCACCTCCAGGCCATATCCTGGCTGTATGTATTTCCGTTTTCGAGGCGAGTCGAGCAAGTATAAAAATGCAGAGGTCAAACTCTCGGGGGATTTGTAGACGCCTTCTGAAAGGGCCTCGGTCAATGGTCCCAAGCCACCAGATGCCACCAAAAGTGCTGGATCTTGCACTATGATTTCTGCTAATGTCTCGATGCAGATAGGTCTTAAACGGTCCAGATCTCCCTCGGCCGGCTGAGCATTTGCTCGTCGGTCTTCTCCATGCTCTGCAACTGCAACTATCGTGCGCACCACTGCTCGAGAAATCTCTTTCACTCCGCCTTTGACATCAAGAAATGCACGGACGAACTTGAGGGCCTGCTCGCGTTCAACATCCGCTTTGCGGTAGTTGTTGAGTGATCTGATCATGTCAGTAAAAAGAGCGCGGTCATAGTCGAGGCACATACCGTATCACCAGATAATCCGTGTTCAGACTTCGGATCTTCTTAAGTGATGCCACATCTGAAATAGCATATCTGGTCATTCGATAGCCAGCAGCCACGACTTCGCGACTCTCGCTTAGGAGCATTACCTGCATACGGAGCCCAAAGATTGACCAGACCAAGTCGTACTTAAGAGTTGGGTAACGTTTGAAGAGATCGACAAGCTGGTTCCCCCGTGAGACGTAGTACTCCGGCATCATGCCCTCAACCTCTAAGGCCTGGAGCAGTTCCGCAAGCGCAA
This genomic stretch from Fusarium fujikuroi IMI 58289 draft genome, chromosome FFUJ_chr09 harbors:
- a CDS encoding probable thiamin biosynthesis protein thi-4; amino-acid sequence: MVQGRVLVIAGSDSSGGAGLEADQKVIAAHGCYAMTATTALTAQNTQGVKGIHVIPTDFVSQQIDACVEDVGVDVVKTGMLASTETIEMVANTMVKHSIPSLVVDPVMVSTSGATLLPNEAIQHLCKHLLPHTTVLTPNILKLFLSFLKMVKKPPRFAWVLVKGGHRPLKEDLTVAETEEDRSVVVDVLVGGDGEVVRVKSPYQASSSTHGTGCSLASAIASNLAKGLDTPTAVRSACRYIEAAIRTAPGLGKGHGPLNHFHSTYTLPFSPGYFIEWLLERPDVRDVWKEFVYHPFVMAMGDGTLPLETFKGYIIQDYLYLIHFSRANALAAYKAQNIEDISRATEIVQHIMHELKLHTSYCESFGVSIEQIRATPEKQGKFKQVHSGDWLGLQMALAPCLLGYGAAAKMLHDHEKTVREGNTYWAWIKNYNEEDYTDAVKLGSALLEKHIQLQSPSRIEELVQIFIHALKMEIGFWEMFPAQQT
- a CDS encoding related to sexual differentiation and meiosis protein ste20 encodes the protein MLSSSAAAQKGMTPPSQPSQHNLPQQLSGRTSFDRGDSGLQPPNGANARNLSASAVSFAPRGSSLNVAPGSFSSELRSRAGSKTEAGSIYPSSFMDKVEEDDADTLAEQALAHLKERLNREMKIKEGSENMLEALNSKKAKQTKEQRQKVEAELNASNSRIKDLRQKISDAQHTRQIPPATPKRNRTQSNVIESGRPIGLRSPQSVSRSVVESDNEEPTESPTFALAELLQALEVEGMMPEYYVSRGNQLVDLFKRYPTLKYDLVWSIFGLRMQVMLLSESREVVAAGYRMTRYAISDVASLKKIRSLNTDYLVIRSLNNYRKADVEREQALKFVRAFLDVKGGVKEISRAVVRTIVAVAEHGEDRRANAQPAEGDLDRLRPICIETLAEIIVQDPALLVASGGLGPLTEALSEGVYKSPESLTSAFLYLLDSPRKRKYIQPGYGLEVLFTVFTDHLLTNESIMKQNSKAIATALKSWPGLMTLCMYDLRTIRSLITSMLLPSDVVRETILDLIFSLLRIKPPAWATSFLAGRRLTTYGRVANLKSNQKDKSHLQFTEEDSGEQNFVEHYTALLLAVLIRAGLLPVLLKIAQGDENPTLQRKTTLLISEVLKLASRLLPPSWSAELHLLPELFSSAANIGNNDHWVASGIVYQISSVSRTLYRSAPTGALSGALSSGHNSNDISAIDEAPKSHQSLVFDDATFRQLLIDSNVLNSSNYAKWNWETILKIIDGPLQSGKRLEEAIKASKFMKRIISFYRPFKYRFANVKNTRATQKYVRAGCALMHSLLQSPEGIKFLADSKLLRQIAECLAQCDPTSGLTAQYPMFSRDRVTDTLCAGYFSMLGVLSGDPKGLQLLERWRMFNMMYHIVDLKQRPDLIKLLLSSFDYSVQGHPRVLLSKALTAGTKEIRIHATNALRKYAIRPVPSANGQGGVSDSKWAIQLLVTQLYDPEIEVCATAVKILEKACNRKTYLEYIVECRPALDHLGEIGAPLLLRFLSTSIGYHYLDGLDYISNEMDDWFLGRNDTYVRVIEASLARAFLVDPDEHNPRMSLFDDSEMDGDYHDNHVPPHFYRELTRTQEGCRLLSDKGHFEDFAATIREHGMDKGDAEILTKVKGCLWAVGNVGSMELGAPFLESNDVVEHIIRIAETHEVMSLRGTAFFVLGLISRSTHGLEILSEHGWDANTTPMGTSLGFCIPNDLSRLLSLTAWKQKTVTSITLPSSQRTAQEAPPPRAARPPLEPAEIPAMLSEADVNRRVLELIVDLGNMVLYKKALTDLQKLRAHKPSAFKSTQFFKEVMSAMEWNHYRLGVRRMVIDLFDKNVMRQIVFDEEEDDEDDDSSDDNSQEESEEESGEGENSSGDDRTERQRSISEPPAPPPDLTPAPLRLRR